Proteins from one Dermacentor variabilis isolate Ectoservices chromosome 1, ASM5094787v1, whole genome shotgun sequence genomic window:
- the LOC142579444 gene encoding uncharacterized protein LOC142579444 isoform X3 — translation MSTQDDDTVLGTMCEHLNDATRADKGTPLTRIQGILSQLPPSVRGRLGATTETIRLVKSPPGHRAKYQATCIELLREMANTSDPTPKEAVYRPGSDGIGNGLRGTIQAINLSHAYILFGEGNEEHAYFFIDNVDMSLLQPEKSLNDLFSVGDKVHFDAQPNPKPTSYTKWWATNVNKVQCAELVQVSDSRNEAFLSNNDIAELLLDPKEFFARRKLFGIKGAFFPNSKITGLVSAVEPNVMVLMPNTAAYSNGRKIRSLSELFKESAVLEDVDAFVDAIAVECDMWVAMFTWTGERPEHFPVEQSESAFHNGLALAMSEMPTGTDDLEAGDLGIFNTPPKFCSAPNIAHSIGVYPHSNLKAVNDNSAMCEVQEPEGCRNVEFFTFYKNVHVPLLGRKAFKRASNESLRVWPAAEGQGGAASHPCSTWQAQRTAATMNGKSTAAGPPLEPSLCLLGQKGHTGASL, via the exons ATGTCCACACAGGATGATGACACTGTGTTGGGCACTATGTGTGAGCACCTCAACGACGCCACGAGAGCCGACAAAGGCACACCTCTCACCAGGATCCAAGGCATTCTTTCCCAACTTCCACCATCAGTCCGGGGCCGGTTAGGTGCAACAACTGAAACCATACGGTTGGTCAAAAGTCCGCCAGGCCACAGAGCCAAGTATCAGGCCACTTGTATAGAACTACTAAGAGAAATGGCAAATACGAGCGATCCCACGCCAAAGGAGGCAGTGTACCGACCAGGTAGTGACGGCATAGGAAATGGACTTCGTGGTACAATCCAAGCCATCAATCTAAGCCATGCATATATATTATTCGGTGAAGGCAATGAAGAGCATGCCTACTTTTTTATTGATAACGTTGACATGTCCCTGCTTCAGCCAGAAAAGAGCCTGAATGACCTGTTTAGTGTCGGGGACAAGGTTCACTTTGATGCCCAGCCAAATCCAAAGCCGACCAGCTACACCAAGTGGTGGGCCACCAATGTCAACAAAGTGCAATGTGCCGAACTTGTCCAGGTCAGCGACAGCAGAAACGAGGCTTTTCTATCCAACAACGATATCGCCGAGCTTCTGCTTGACCCAAAGGAGTTCTTTGCGCGGAGGAAGCTGTTTGGCATCAAAGGCGCATTCTTCCCGAACTCCAAGATTACGGGTCTGGTGTCTGCTGTTGAACCCAACGTCATGGTGCTAAtgccaaacacagcagcatactCCAACGGAAGGAAGATAAGGTCATTGAGTGAGCTGTTCAAGGAGAGTGCTGTCCTAGAAGATGTAGATGCCTTTGTAGACGCCATCGCAGTAGAATGCGACATGTGGGTAGCTATGTTCACGTGGACTGGTGAACGGCCCGAGCACTTCCCTGTCGAGCAGAGCGAAAGCGCGTTTCACAACGGCCTCGCTCTTGCCATGAGCGAAATGCCCACAGGCACTGATGACCTGGAAGCGGGAGATCTCGGCATCTTCAACACACCTCCCAAGTTCTGCTCCGCTCCCAACATTGCCCATTCGATCGGGGTTTACCCGCACAGCAACCTCAAAGCTGTGAACGACAACAGCGCAATGTGCGAGGTGCAGGAGCCGGAGGGATGCAGGAATGTGGAGTTCTTCACATTCTACAAGAACGTGCACGTGCCCCTCCTAG GGCGAAAGGCCTTCAAACGTGCATCAAACGAGTCCCTCAGAGTCTGGCCCGCTGCTGAAGGCCAGGGTGGTGCAGCAAGTCATCCCTGTAGCACCTGGCAAGCTCAGCGCACTGCC GCTACCATGAATGGGAAATCCACTGCAGCTGGGCCCCCCCTGGAGCCTAGTCTATGTCTTCTCGGGCAGAAAGGACACACTGGTGCAAGTCTTTGA
- the LOC142579444 gene encoding uncharacterized protein LOC142579444 isoform X1, producing the protein MSTQDDDTVLGTMCEHLNDATRADKGTPLTRIQGILSQLPPSVRGRLGATTETIRLVKSPPGHRAKYQATCIELLREMANTSDPTPKEAVYRPGSDGIGNGLRGTIQAINLSHAYILFGEGNEEHAYFFIDNVDMSLLQPEKSLNDLFSVGDKVHFDAQPNPKPTSYTKWWATNVNKVQCAELVQVSDSRNEAFLSNNDIAELLLDPKEFFARRKLFGIKGAFFPNSKITGLVSAVEPNVMVLMPNTAAYSNGRKIRSLSELFKESAVLEDVDAFVDAIAVECDMWVAMFTWTGERPEHFPVEQSESAFHNGLALAMSEMPTGTDDLEAGDLGIFNTPPKFCSAPNIAHSIGVYPHSNLKAVNDNSAMCEVQEPEGCRNVEFFTFYKNVHVPLLGNFKNILRENDIIRIDMVGTVGGKVEVCCRFVLQGERPSNVHQTSPSESGPLLKARVVQQVIPVAPGKLSALPKRPITTLGSCHWQCYHEWEIHCSWAPPGA; encoded by the exons ATGTCCACACAGGATGATGACACTGTGTTGGGCACTATGTGTGAGCACCTCAACGACGCCACGAGAGCCGACAAAGGCACACCTCTCACCAGGATCCAAGGCATTCTTTCCCAACTTCCACCATCAGTCCGGGGCCGGTTAGGTGCAACAACTGAAACCATACGGTTGGTCAAAAGTCCGCCAGGCCACAGAGCCAAGTATCAGGCCACTTGTATAGAACTACTAAGAGAAATGGCAAATACGAGCGATCCCACGCCAAAGGAGGCAGTGTACCGACCAGGTAGTGACGGCATAGGAAATGGACTTCGTGGTACAATCCAAGCCATCAATCTAAGCCATGCATATATATTATTCGGTGAAGGCAATGAAGAGCATGCCTACTTTTTTATTGATAACGTTGACATGTCCCTGCTTCAGCCAGAAAAGAGCCTGAATGACCTGTTTAGTGTCGGGGACAAGGTTCACTTTGATGCCCAGCCAAATCCAAAGCCGACCAGCTACACCAAGTGGTGGGCCACCAATGTCAACAAAGTGCAATGTGCCGAACTTGTCCAGGTCAGCGACAGCAGAAACGAGGCTTTTCTATCCAACAACGATATCGCCGAGCTTCTGCTTGACCCAAAGGAGTTCTTTGCGCGGAGGAAGCTGTTTGGCATCAAAGGCGCATTCTTCCCGAACTCCAAGATTACGGGTCTGGTGTCTGCTGTTGAACCCAACGTCATGGTGCTAAtgccaaacacagcagcatactCCAACGGAAGGAAGATAAGGTCATTGAGTGAGCTGTTCAAGGAGAGTGCTGTCCTAGAAGATGTAGATGCCTTTGTAGACGCCATCGCAGTAGAATGCGACATGTGGGTAGCTATGTTCACGTGGACTGGTGAACGGCCCGAGCACTTCCCTGTCGAGCAGAGCGAAAGCGCGTTTCACAACGGCCTCGCTCTTGCCATGAGCGAAATGCCCACAGGCACTGATGACCTGGAAGCGGGAGATCTCGGCATCTTCAACACACCTCCCAAGTTCTGCTCCGCTCCCAACATTGCCCATTCGATCGGGGTTTACCCGCACAGCAACCTCAAAGCTGTGAACGACAACAGCGCAATGTGCGAGGTGCAGGAGCCGGAGGGATGCAGGAATGTGGAGTTCTTCACATTCTACAAGAACGTGCACGTGCCCCTCCTAGGTAATTTCAAGAATATCCTCCGAGAAAACGACATCATTCGAATTGACATGGTCGGTACGGTTGGCGGGAAGGTAGAGGTGTGCTGCCGCTTTGTGTTGCAGGGCGAAAGGCCTTCAAACGTGCATCAAACGAGTCCCTCAGAGTCTGGCCCGCTGCTGAAGGCCAGGGTGGTGCAGCAAGTCATCCCTGTAGCACCTGGCAAGCTCAGCGCACTGCC TAAGCGGCCCATCACTACCCTCGGGTCCTGCCACTGGCAAT GCTACCATGAATGGGAAATCCACTGCAGCTGGGCCCCCCCTGGAGCCTAG
- the LOC142579444 gene encoding uncharacterized protein LOC142579444 isoform X2: protein MSTQDDDTVLGTMCEHLNDATRADKGTPLTRIQGILSQLPPSVRGRLGATTETIRLVKSPPGHRAKYQATCIELLREMANTSDPTPKEAVYRPGSDGIGNGLRGTIQAINLSHAYILFGEGNEEHAYFFIDNVDMSLLQPEKSLNDLFSVGDKVHFDAQPNPKPTSYTKWWATNVNKVQCAELVQVSDSRNEAFLSNNDIAELLLDPKEFFARRKLFGIKGAFFPNSKITGLVSAVEPNVMVLMPNTAAYSNGRKIRSLSELFKESAVLEDVDAFVDAIAVECDMWVAMFTWTGERPEHFPVEQSESAFHNGLALAMSEMPTGTDDLEAGDLGIFNTPPKFCSAPNIAHSIGVYPHSNLKAVNDNSAMCEVQEPEGCRNVEFFTFYKNVHVPLLGNFKNILRENDIIRIDMVGTVGGKVEVCCRFVLQGERPSNVHQTSPSESGPLLKARVVQQVIPVAPGKLSALPLP, encoded by the exons ATGTCCACACAGGATGATGACACTGTGTTGGGCACTATGTGTGAGCACCTCAACGACGCCACGAGAGCCGACAAAGGCACACCTCTCACCAGGATCCAAGGCATTCTTTCCCAACTTCCACCATCAGTCCGGGGCCGGTTAGGTGCAACAACTGAAACCATACGGTTGGTCAAAAGTCCGCCAGGCCACAGAGCCAAGTATCAGGCCACTTGTATAGAACTACTAAGAGAAATGGCAAATACGAGCGATCCCACGCCAAAGGAGGCAGTGTACCGACCAGGTAGTGACGGCATAGGAAATGGACTTCGTGGTACAATCCAAGCCATCAATCTAAGCCATGCATATATATTATTCGGTGAAGGCAATGAAGAGCATGCCTACTTTTTTATTGATAACGTTGACATGTCCCTGCTTCAGCCAGAAAAGAGCCTGAATGACCTGTTTAGTGTCGGGGACAAGGTTCACTTTGATGCCCAGCCAAATCCAAAGCCGACCAGCTACACCAAGTGGTGGGCCACCAATGTCAACAAAGTGCAATGTGCCGAACTTGTCCAGGTCAGCGACAGCAGAAACGAGGCTTTTCTATCCAACAACGATATCGCCGAGCTTCTGCTTGACCCAAAGGAGTTCTTTGCGCGGAGGAAGCTGTTTGGCATCAAAGGCGCATTCTTCCCGAACTCCAAGATTACGGGTCTGGTGTCTGCTGTTGAACCCAACGTCATGGTGCTAAtgccaaacacagcagcatactCCAACGGAAGGAAGATAAGGTCATTGAGTGAGCTGTTCAAGGAGAGTGCTGTCCTAGAAGATGTAGATGCCTTTGTAGACGCCATCGCAGTAGAATGCGACATGTGGGTAGCTATGTTCACGTGGACTGGTGAACGGCCCGAGCACTTCCCTGTCGAGCAGAGCGAAAGCGCGTTTCACAACGGCCTCGCTCTTGCCATGAGCGAAATGCCCACAGGCACTGATGACCTGGAAGCGGGAGATCTCGGCATCTTCAACACACCTCCCAAGTTCTGCTCCGCTCCCAACATTGCCCATTCGATCGGGGTTTACCCGCACAGCAACCTCAAAGCTGTGAACGACAACAGCGCAATGTGCGAGGTGCAGGAGCCGGAGGGATGCAGGAATGTGGAGTTCTTCACATTCTACAAGAACGTGCACGTGCCCCTCCTAGGTAATTTCAAGAATATCCTCCGAGAAAACGACATCATTCGAATTGACATGGTCGGTACGGTTGGCGGGAAGGTAGAGGTGTGCTGCCGCTTTGTGTTGCAGGGCGAAAGGCCTTCAAACGTGCATCAAACGAGTCCCTCAGAGTCTGGCCCGCTGCTGAAGGCCAGGGTGGTGCAGCAAGTCATCCCTGTAGCACCTGGCAAGCTCAGCGCACTGCC GCTACCATGA
- the LOC142579444 gene encoding uncharacterized protein LOC142579444 isoform X4 translates to MSTQDDDTVLGTMCEHLNDATRADKGTPLTRIQGILSQLPPSVRGRLGATTETIRLVKSPPGHRAKYQATCIELLREMANTSDPTPKEAVYRPGSDGIGNGLRGTIQAINLSHAYILFGEGNEEHAYFFIDNVDMSLLQPEKSLNDLFSVGDKVHFDAQPNPKPTSYTKWWATNVNKVQCAELVQVSDSRNEAFLSNNDIAELLLDPKEFFARRKLFGIKGAFFPNSKITGLVSAVEPNVMVLMPNTAAYSNGRKIRSLSELFKESAVLEDVDAFVDAIAVECDMWVAMFTWTGERPEHFPVEQSESAFHNGLALAMSEMPTGTDDLEAGDLGIFNTPPKFCSAPNIAHSIGVYPHSNLKAVNDNSAMCEVQEPEGCRNVEFFTFYKNVHVPLLGRKAFKRASNESLRVWPAAEGQGGAASHPCSTWQAQRTA, encoded by the exons ATGTCCACACAGGATGATGACACTGTGTTGGGCACTATGTGTGAGCACCTCAACGACGCCACGAGAGCCGACAAAGGCACACCTCTCACCAGGATCCAAGGCATTCTTTCCCAACTTCCACCATCAGTCCGGGGCCGGTTAGGTGCAACAACTGAAACCATACGGTTGGTCAAAAGTCCGCCAGGCCACAGAGCCAAGTATCAGGCCACTTGTATAGAACTACTAAGAGAAATGGCAAATACGAGCGATCCCACGCCAAAGGAGGCAGTGTACCGACCAGGTAGTGACGGCATAGGAAATGGACTTCGTGGTACAATCCAAGCCATCAATCTAAGCCATGCATATATATTATTCGGTGAAGGCAATGAAGAGCATGCCTACTTTTTTATTGATAACGTTGACATGTCCCTGCTTCAGCCAGAAAAGAGCCTGAATGACCTGTTTAGTGTCGGGGACAAGGTTCACTTTGATGCCCAGCCAAATCCAAAGCCGACCAGCTACACCAAGTGGTGGGCCACCAATGTCAACAAAGTGCAATGTGCCGAACTTGTCCAGGTCAGCGACAGCAGAAACGAGGCTTTTCTATCCAACAACGATATCGCCGAGCTTCTGCTTGACCCAAAGGAGTTCTTTGCGCGGAGGAAGCTGTTTGGCATCAAAGGCGCATTCTTCCCGAACTCCAAGATTACGGGTCTGGTGTCTGCTGTTGAACCCAACGTCATGGTGCTAAtgccaaacacagcagcatactCCAACGGAAGGAAGATAAGGTCATTGAGTGAGCTGTTCAAGGAGAGTGCTGTCCTAGAAGATGTAGATGCCTTTGTAGACGCCATCGCAGTAGAATGCGACATGTGGGTAGCTATGTTCACGTGGACTGGTGAACGGCCCGAGCACTTCCCTGTCGAGCAGAGCGAAAGCGCGTTTCACAACGGCCTCGCTCTTGCCATGAGCGAAATGCCCACAGGCACTGATGACCTGGAAGCGGGAGATCTCGGCATCTTCAACACACCTCCCAAGTTCTGCTCCGCTCCCAACATTGCCCATTCGATCGGGGTTTACCCGCACAGCAACCTCAAAGCTGTGAACGACAACAGCGCAATGTGCGAGGTGCAGGAGCCGGAGGGATGCAGGAATGTGGAGTTCTTCACATTCTACAAGAACGTGCACGTGCCCCTCCTAG GGCGAAAGGCCTTCAAACGTGCATCAAACGAGTCCCTCAGAGTCTGGCCCGCTGCTGAAGGCCAGGGTGGTGCAGCAAGTCATCCCTGTAGCACCTGGCAAGCTCAGCGCACTGCC TAA